The Paenibacillus sp. MBLB1832 genome has a window encoding:
- a CDS encoding PAS domain-containing sensor histidine kinase, protein MTLNPPAAYKRKLTIYLASALTLVGVDLFGFHSLSLFQHNSTARIALDISVFGTLLLLSYLGVKLIYSRETTFSESAQRYKSLFDNHPDSIISFSLDGDMLSANDGLESLLGLTPESSKSASFLPMIHPPDLLKTLHHFQVASSGMPQNFEAAFLHQNGTPISSHVTFVPTKVDNEIIGVYAILKDLTEMKEQKKEIDKLYKQNQLILNSVTEGIYGIDRNGRTIFWNKAAEAITGWKVDEMLGQRIYNLIHPVASDDTFATTEGNAIVHTMLHREGSIVNEDMFWKKDGTRFPVEYMSSPMLDGNGQLLGTVITFNDITELKRTQELLIKSDKLSAVGQLAAGVAHEIRNPLTALKGFLKLLKTSSSKEMYYIEIMQKELQRIEFIVNEFLFVSKPQATHFVTGSLETIVMSTIELLQPQALLDNIQIEAQMSADLPPVTCDEHQIKQVFINIMKNALESMAHGGTLRIQVELSGQDSHLIVRFTDQGCGIAPERLPKLGEPFYSTKEKGTGLGLMVCYRIIEAHGGYMNIQSKLDEGTIVEITLPTSTYQVKGVATG, encoded by the coding sequence ATGACGTTGAATCCCCCTGCTGCTTATAAGAGAAAATTGACCATTTACCTTGCTAGTGCACTGACACTTGTCGGTGTGGATTTGTTTGGTTTTCATTCTTTATCGCTGTTCCAACACAACTCGACCGCTAGAATTGCGCTTGATATAAGTGTATTCGGCACATTACTCCTACTCTCCTACCTAGGAGTGAAATTGATTTACTCCCGTGAGACAACCTTTTCTGAGTCTGCCCAACGCTATAAATCCCTTTTCGACAATCATCCAGATTCAATCATTTCGTTTAGCTTGGATGGCGATATGCTTTCAGCCAATGATGGACTGGAAAGTCTGCTTGGTTTGACGCCAGAATCCTCTAAATCGGCTTCTTTTTTACCTATGATCCATCCGCCAGATTTGCTCAAAACGTTACATCACTTTCAAGTAGCCTCATCTGGCATGCCGCAAAATTTTGAGGCCGCGTTCCTGCATCAGAATGGCACACCCATTTCCTCTCATGTCACTTTCGTTCCAACGAAGGTTGACAATGAAATCATTGGCGTTTATGCGATACTGAAAGATTTGACGGAGATGAAAGAGCAGAAGAAAGAGATCGATAAGCTTTATAAGCAGAATCAACTCATATTAAATTCTGTGACGGAAGGCATTTATGGCATCGACCGGAATGGCCGTACGATTTTTTGGAACAAAGCAGCGGAAGCTATTACGGGCTGGAAAGTGGATGAAATGCTGGGTCAACGCATATATAACCTCATTCACCCTGTAGCGAGTGATGACACCTTCGCGACAACCGAGGGAAATGCGATCGTCCACACGATGCTGCATCGCGAAGGTTCGATTGTGAATGAAGATATGTTCTGGAAAAAGGATGGCACCCGTTTCCCTGTTGAGTATATGTCCAGCCCGATGTTGGACGGGAACGGCCAACTGCTCGGAACAGTCATCACTTTCAACGATATTACGGAATTAAAGAGAACCCAGGAGCTGCTAATTAAATCCGATAAGCTATCGGCTGTGGGTCAATTGGCAGCAGGGGTTGCCCATGAAATTCGTAATCCGCTTACAGCGTTGAAAGGATTTCTGAAGCTGCTCAAGACCTCTTCCTCCAAAGAGATGTACTACATTGAGATTATGCAAAAAGAACTACAACGGATTGAATTTATCGTCAATGAATTCCTATTCGTCTCCAAACCGCAGGCAACTCATTTCGTGACAGGATCTCTAGAAACGATTGTAATGAGTACCATAGAATTGCTGCAACCGCAAGCCTTGCTTGACAACATTCAGATTGAAGCCCAAATGAGTGCTGATCTTCCCCCTGTTACTTGTGATGAACATCAAATTAAGCAAGTTTTTATTAATATAATGAAAAATGCGCTAGAGTCCATGGCGCATGGCGGAACGCTGCGCATTCAAGTCGAATTAAGCGGACAGGACAGCCACTTAATCGTTCGATTCACCGATCAAGGCTGCGGCATTGCGCCCGAACGTCTTCCCAAACTCGGCGAACCGTTCTATAGTACGAAGGAGAAAGGAACTGGCCTTGGCCTGATGGTTTGCTATCGGATCATTGAGGCTCACGGCGGTTATATGAATATTCAAAGTAAGTTAGATGAAGGAACGATCGTCGAGATTACCCTTCCCACATCGACTTACCAAGTTAAAGGAGTCGCAACAGGATGA
- a CDS encoding chemotaxis protein CheX, translated as MKAEYINPFLESARIVIEQVANIRPTTGQLGVKDVKFVEKYIWIQIGMTGQMEGDVVFGLAEDVALKMVSAMMGGFVITEMDEMGKSAISELGNMISGNASTMLFNQGVRVDITPPKLVQSANAAGFTPKKALTIPLIMDGIGELDIQVLIT; from the coding sequence ATGAAGGCTGAGTACATTAATCCCTTTTTGGAGTCGGCTAGAATCGTCATCGAGCAAGTTGCTAACATTCGCCCAACAACAGGGCAGCTCGGCGTCAAAGACGTCAAATTTGTGGAAAAGTATATCTGGATTCAAATCGGGATGACAGGGCAAATGGAAGGGGACGTTGTCTTCGGATTAGCTGAGGATGTTGCTCTGAAAATGGTTTCCGCCATGATGGGTGGATTCGTCATCACGGAGATGGACGAGATGGGCAAGAGTGCCATTTCGGAGCTGGGTAATATGATTAGCGGTAACGCGAGCACGATGTTATTCAATCAAGGCGTTCGGGTAGATATCACGCCTCCCAAGCTAGTCCAATCTGCGAACGCAGCTGGTTTCACGCCCAAGAAAGCATTAACGATTCCATTAATCATGGATGGCATTGGCGAACTTGACATTCAAGTGTTAATTACGTAA